AGACACCCTAATACGAAATGTCATATCCTGTGCTACACATCAGTTATTGCTTGATATgttgtatatgtgtatatgtaaaTTTTTAATGTAGTTTGAATGTTTAAACTTTGGCTTACAGCTGGAGTTTGCATCACAATGTGAGTGTTTTGCCACGCTCTCAGAAACTTCACCTTGGCAGCCATGCTTTATTGTGTTTTACCACCACTGAGTCTTGGTAGGAAGTGCCTTGAAATTGTTTTGTGGCGTATTGAAGGTTTCACTATTGTTCCTTTCAAGGAACTATAAAGAGAAATACTATGGTAAACTAGATTGACAAATTACACATCCACGACACCAAAAAAGTCAGTCTCACCGCACATCGAAGAATTTATCAGGCAGAAAAGGAGCAAAAACAAACGATGGGTGACAACATTACCTTAGAGTGACCGCGCTAGGTGCCCATGATGCCGTGCACTTTTTGTAGTGTGTCTGCTTGGAATTACTAGTTGACATTTTGACTCGCACCTCTTTAGCCAAGAATAGGCTTAAAcacgcaaaaacattttaaaactcGTGCCGTAACGCTGACATGCCGGTGACGCAGATTGTTCGCGAGATCTAGGAGAGGGAATCTTCCACCTATTTTTCTTTCTCCCTGCTTGTAATAAGCACTTTTCTGCAAAATATTAATGAAACCAAAAGTCTTGAAAGATCCTTCATGAATCTAAGATGTCTATGTCGTTAAAAGGATACTAAAGGAAAAACACTAAATCAGGCTTAGAGTGCAAGCACAGTTTCAAAACTCCAGTGTTCGTTAACTTGGAGGGCAAGAATGTTGATCTATaggagagaaaatgaaggtcaaggcTGATTTTCCGAATTTTCATGCCGATATCCCAACGCTAGTATGTGTTGGCGTGATGTGGAtttcgatgtttcttttttttatatatatatatatatgagcagtGGTGGCTCGGTGAAGCTTCTTGAAATTCGCCAAGTTCAATCTCTTGCTCCTTTAGAATATACATTGCAGTCAATCTTTTTCGAGCGAAAATCTAACTAGGCTTGGAGCAGACGCCATCGAAACCCCTGACGTAACGGCAAGCAGGTGCGAGAACTGCCACGTGGCCTTGCTGCCGTCTCTTGTTCTCGTGTCTCTGTTGAGCAGCACAGTGGAATCCCGTTGATTTGAACCTGTTTAACTTGAAATTTGAAGCCGTgcccctgtaaaaaaaaaaaaaaaaaaaaaaaaattatgtgcatTTCGATGTGAAACAACGGGCCGACAATTTGGAACGCTTACGCGCTTGCGACGGTTGATTCCAACATGTCGTGCGGCCGGCCGTGTTCTCAGCAGCGCGCCAATTCTCACAGCAGCGTTTCCGACCAGGCCGTACGGCAGCGTGACGCACGTTACCATGAAGGCACACTTCCGGAACTCGTCACCTGTGTTAGCTCAGTGCGCAATATGCACCGCCTAACGCACTGCTGTGCGCAAGTCCTCAATTCAATAAGCTTCCTGCAGTTTGAACTCCATTTGATTCGAACAAATTTTTTTTGGCCTCctcgagttcgaattatcgagattcaCTTGTAACATAGTCGTACGGCTCAAATTATTTCAATGCAAATAACACTCCTTGGCTCTGATCACCCATTTTtcaatatcctcactgcaacaaatatatgCTTTCACGTGCATTATTCCTTCAATAAAGCGTTCAGGCTTTCTGCAAGCGTTCTACTAGTAGCTTGCATCGACGGGTGTCGTCGTCGGTTGCTATGCAATATCTTGTCTTCGTTTTTCCTTTAATACTTGTAAAGCAGCACTCGTAAACCCACTAAAGCATTGCGTTTCTCTGCAGGGACCTTAAGCCAGAGAATATTCTCCTGGATGAACGAATGCACATTCAGATCACAGATTTTGGCTCTGCTAAGATTATTTCGAGGGAGTTCTGTGGTGAGTTACATTTTGTTATATTACAGGCCGTTCGGAACTTTCCGGCTGTTTCAAATGCGTGTTGAATGCGGAAACGCTCTCACGAGACAACTGCTGCACTGATGtgcatgaaatttgttgcatttgggaaAGAAAGTTTCATTCTAGCAGTCGTTAGGAGCAAAGTTTTGATTTAGAACCTCATATGTTTTACGAGATTGTCGAAAATTGATAAGTTGGAAAAAGTAAGAATGAGGCAGGGCACGGTGTTTGCAGATTTGGAACTTGGCAATAAAAATAGATGTTggagttctgtaaactgcattcaTTAGGAGCACCTAAAGTGGGGCAAATGTGATACGAGCTTACAGCTTGCTTAAAACCGTTAcgatgtttacaagggtttttcAAAAGTTGTACCCACAAATTAGCAGCATATTTCAGAGCTGTGCATAATACATCCGTGTGTTTTCTTTAGATGTGCGAATAGGTGCAGTTTATGGAATCATGATATCGTTacttatttaaataaataatttgccTCCTAATGTTACTAGTTTCACTTTTTCTCAGggatgcaacaaacctcgtcaaagtCAGTGCGGTGGTTGCCGAGCAAAACAATTTCtctgttcccatgtatttaggCACGAgcccccgaactaaagcttcctcctaactGGTATGTCTTGCTCGTTCCAGATGAGGTGGACATTGGGGAGATCGAGCTCAATGGTCACAACTCGTTCGTTGGTACGGCACAGTATGTCTCCCCGGAGATGCTCTCGGACAAAAGCTGTTCACCCAGGTTTGTTGGCCAGCATGTTACTGTCTTCCTTCCCAATCTGcgtatgatttttttttaaaattgtgAAACGCGTTGTGCTAGTCTTAGTTGCTGTCTGTGCTAGCGGCTGGCTGGCTTTGTGTGTGGGCAAATTCTGTAATTCTAAACTTGCCACATTTGAATGGCTTTCGTTTTCCTCCTTCCCGATCGAGCTCATTCACATCGGCGACTCACCGTGGTCATGTGACCGGCCACGAATGGTCGCGTTGGACGAAAGCAACCGTTTTTGGGTCAGTCGCCCACTGCTcgatttttcatttgtgtggcTGCAGTTGCAGACCTAGTGAACCAATCAGTGGCATGGTAGCAGGATGTCTTGCTTTTGGTATACAACGTGGCCGTGACAGGGCTGATATGAACAGCACCAACTGCGAGGCACTTCCGTGCGGTGACGGGCCAATCACACATGTGGGTGTGAACATCGGTCACCTTGAATTGTTGCTTGGTCACCACTTGCGGTTGGTCACGCGAACTCTGTCAGTGGCCGGCGTGAATGCACCCTTCACGTTATGTAATGCACCCTTCACGTTATGTAATGCTTGCTAGTTTTTTGTAACTGAATTTTCTTGATTTTATACTGCTTCTttcttggggaggggggggggggggggcgagaaacGGACTTTTTCTCCCGCTGCAGTAGCTTATCGGTTATGGTGTTGCTCTGCTGAAGTAAAGGACGCAGCGGTCGCGTTATGatgtgggtgaaatgcaaaactgcTCATGCGgttttagatttaggtgcatgttaaagaacactaGGCGGCCAAAATCAGTcccaagtcccccactacggcatgcctcataatcacttTGGGGCTTTGGCATGAAAAAAATCCAACAAATACTTTCTTTAATGGAAATTTTATTGGAAAACGGTTGTGATGCTATCACAGTCCAGCTGGTTGCATTGTTGTTTGGCAGCACTCTACCACAAAGTGTGTTGATTGGTTCATGCAATTCCCATGCTTGCCTAAATATAATTGATTACATTTAATAGGGGTgcgcaaatatttgaaaattaagAATATTATTGAATATTATATTTAAAGTAAACGCATTTGATTCGAAAACTAAGTATTCAAACATTTTCGAACATTCAATTGGATACGAGTATTTGAACATGGTTCTTAGCTTTTGCTTCTATCTAATCTAAGAAAGTATGTCTGATTTTGTGCTGAACTTTCCGATAATTTCATGCTGCAGGCGAAATTTTGTCTGTAAAACACGCTTAGCCACTGGAGGTCTAAGCTttgcaggaaagccagcctttCAGTAGCCAGGGGCACGGGTTGAACAGCGGCGGTGCACTCCTTTGCAggttccaccccccccccccccttctgagcttattgcttgaaaGCAAACGCAATGAGTGACGACTGTTACAGGGTGAAATGCCTCTGAGATTACGGGAAATCGATGCAGTATAGTAAGGCACAGGTTGGCGAGAACGGACAACTAGCGAAAATTACTCATCTTCCACAGCTAACATGAGCAAAATACATTCTTTTAGTATAACAGCTTGCTAGTTCAATTATTTTACCAATtacaatgtaattgcaatgtttcAACATGTTAAATTAAACCAACTTGCCAATAAATGCATGTGCGTATCATTATTCGGTATTCAGTGCTAAGTATTCGTATTCGAAAGTTTTGATATTTGCACACCACTACATTTAAGTCGTTGCCAAGTATTTACTTGTGCCTAATATTAGGGGATAGTGCAGTGTTTCTCCATTTTCTTTTACTTGCATTCCCTGTAGACGTAGAAATTTTTTAAGCCCTGAAAGGCGTCTGGTATGGGAGCTTTGATCTTGCTGTAGGCCCTTTTCTCGATTCTTAAGCTGGCTCTGCAGCAGAAGTCAGTCAAGCAGAAGTCCTGTTGACAAATTAGAGCTAAACTTTAGAGTGGCACAGTTtacataataataattattattttacTATTTTTTGCCGAGTTAGAGTTGCACACTTGatactgcagtttttgtcgtttTTCAGATTTGAAGTTTTCAACAGTGTTTGTGCAAACATGGACAGCCTAAATGAAACATATGCTTCCTAGAGTCCCTAGATTTGTACTTCgtttaaatgcaacgaacctcaTCAATATCGGTACAGTAGTTGCAGAGAAAACAGATTTCTTCGttcccatgtattcagataggagctccCGACCTAAAGCTGCCTCTTGAGAACAAAAAGCTTTGCGAGTTTATCGCCCCTGATTTCTTTGCTCTCTTGCATTCCTTCTCCTGACAAACAGCACCGACCTCTGGGCTCTGGGATGCATTGTCTACCAGATGATTTCCGGCCTGCCTCCATTTCGAGCATcgtaagctatatatatatatctctatgtatatatattttttttttggttatttTCACCCCACATAGCGACCCTGTCGTTTCATCCCTAGTAGTTGAAGGACTGATGATATTGTCGCCCAAATATCCTGAGCTTGTCACTGTAACTGAGAGTAGAGGGGTCAGTATGGGTGTACTACGAGCAAGACAACCGAGGTCGCAGTGCGCATTTTTGACCTGAAATGTTCGTTTGAAATCCCTGCACTTAAGCTCCTTCCCAGCGAGGGCGACCGCCACTTTGGCACGGCTTGTGTGGGGCCGAAACGTCTGTCGTCTGTGCCGAAATGTTCTGAAACCACATTCCGAAAACAGCTTTCCATGCGGCATTGACTGGAATGGCAGTGCATTTTGCTGCAGATTTTGACTACTTATCTCTTTCAACTAGTGCGTAGCACAGATTTTTAGCAAAATGGTTATGCTTTGAGTGCAACTTGCAAACATCATACATGACCCCCCCAGAGCCACCAGATCTCAAATGTGGTTCATTAGTACTTACACTTATGATTGCTGCATTGGTGCTGTGAACTTGGTCAGAAATAAATTATAACTTGGTCTCCGATTCCTTATTTTTAAATAACCAGAGACTGGCCATTGTTCAAATGTGTGGTGCGTAGTATTACAATATTGACTGGCTCTTGAAATTGTTTGCTCAGTCCATGTTGTAGCAGTCACAACCACAGGCTTATGTGTAAAACTCCTGCGTTCTGTTCTTCTGGTCTGCCCAGGAACGAGTATTTAACGTTCCAGAAGATTCTGAAGTTGAAGTACGAGTTTCCCGATGGCTTCAACCCTGTGGTTAGAGACCTTGTAGAGAACCTCCTGGTAAGTTTAACATCTAACAGTTAACCCTGCCTCTCACATGACAAGACATACAGAACATTGGTTTAATTCCACGGCTACATGCTAAAATTGTGGTCTGCAACTGCTGCATTTTTGTGCACCGGGCATGCTAGAAAGGCTCAAACTGATGGATGACCACTTGCGTCTATTATCCAAGGGATGCTGTTATAGGAAATTGTGTCTTGATTGTGCTTtccatttctttttgcattttctgTTCAGTAATATATGTCATGTGTGCTCTGTTATGTAACGTAGGAATTCTCCTGCATTGTCTGTTTCGTTGCCGTCTTCATTACCTGGGTGTGGCGGGATTAGTCAAGCTGCTAAAATTGTCATCACCACTAGGACGTCGTTCATCGTGTTCTGACATGGCCTTAAAGTAaaccaaatcaaatcaaaataaaCAAAGTTGCACTTGTCGAGACACGAAGGAGCTGTAGGATACCAGGCTCGTAAACGTTGGTTTGAGTTTGACCTTTATGGTGGCTACGATAGTGGTGGAGCCATGCAGGAAGGAAAGCTTACAGAGCTATTTGATGTAGTGCGAAGCAGTTTTggaaactttttctttttcggtcAAAGTTGCTAGGTTCTGACCCTGAGCACGTCATTTTTTTCCAAAGATCACCGAGTGATGATAATGACGAATGGCTTGCTGGGAATTAATCATTTCCACGTCTTCCTTATTAAATTTTTTTGAAGTATGTTGCTTCAAATAACTTCTTGCAGTGTCAAGTCAGCACTCGACACATGATAAGGGGAGACATCTGCCAATTTTCTGAAACGATGTCAGATCTCCAGACTGCGCTCTGCCTAGAGAAGTGACTTTAATGCATCTAGATAACTTAGCAGTGAGCTCTTCAGTACATCTTCAGGAGTAGTGAAAATTGGAAGCCCCTATGTTCCTTGGGCTCAAATGGCGGGTGAGGCATTGTACTTGGCCGAAGCTCCTTGCAAAATTTTATGCGGTCGTTTTACGGGATATCTGCATCACTAAAAAGATAGCTAATACTCCAAAAAAGCGAAGTAGTTGTTAATGTGACTAAAAACTGACTAAATTTAGCAGCTTTCTTGCCAAGTTACCATCACTGGCGAAGAGTTGAGTCCACATGTCAGGTATGGAAAAGATTTTTGTCCGATGCAACCATACATTTTGTTATGTATTCTCGTGGCCAGCTTCAGTGTTCCGCACATAAATTTGAATGAAGCAGGGCCTACTGTAACTGCGTTTCAGTCTAGTGCTGAGAGAGCAGTGTAAAGGACGTTCTAGCATTAGTAAGTTCTTCTTTAGGGAAAACTCAGTAACACTAGTTAAACTGCGTCTTCTGCCATCCTTTCTGTGGCCTTAAGTTGCGGCACTGACTGGTGCTCCCAGGGCTAAATCTAGTACACATaataatacccaagaaagtggatgggaaagtgGCATGCCACATGTAACTCAATTGGTAAGAGTTTCATCCACTTACACACACTTCCAATTTCCCATTACACTGTCATTTCAACGTTTCAATTGAAACAAGTAACTTGCCCTGTGCTTTCCTTAGTTTCATCTCCTGTTGGCATCGTGTGATTGTGACTAATGAAAATCGTGCCCTTCGGTTCTTCTTCTCTAGTTATTGCGGTTAGTGTTACAATCAGTGACATCGACAGTTTTCCCTGTCCTCTCCAACCTTTTTGTCTCGCTTTCTTACGTGTGATGAAGCGTCTCTCCCGACACGGTGTGAACACAGGTGCTCGACCCCAACCAGAGGTTGGGTGCAGCGACTACGGGTGGTTACCCGACACTCAAGCAACACGAGTTCTTCACCGAGGTCCGGTGGGAGAAGCTGCCCGAGATGGACCCGCCCAAGATGCTCCCATTCCTCCCCGGCACGTCGAGCAACGAAGAGCTGCGCTCCCACTACTGCGTAAGTTGACCTCTCCCTTTCGACGTTTGCCATAGCTGCTGGTGCAGGCCTCATTAGGCTTCCAGCGTTACCGCAGGAGTGTCTAATTTTATTTTACTTCCTGCTCAGGGGCCCActggcattacataagggggccCTTTATTCCCACATTTACGGCCACGCACCGCATCGGCCGCTTGCCTTCATAACTGCATAGTCGTTGTCCATGATCGTGTCGATAGCAGTCGTGGTTTCGTCCGTAGCGGTTGCAGCAAACATTAGTTTTGTTTTGACTCCATGCgaagctgtcgaggatgaagagcTCCAGCTCTATCACTATGGACGGACAGTCTGTTGGCGAGCAGCTCACTGGTGAAAAAATAATCGGGATGTGTGCACATGGAAAGATGAagtcttagatgaagtcttgcgtCGCAGCCATGCTGCGAAAAAAGTTGCGAGGCTTCCGCCACTACGAGTGCTAATCAGTGGCGTGACGATGAGAACTGCAGCTTCTGCTCTGCTTTTGTgcgaaatagaaacaggatttgctgattcattcagtaaataaaagcatgttgacgTAGTAGGCATTTGTTCATTGTTTTCTTGATGCTCTCGATCATTCGACGCTCGGCTAATTCGGACATCCTTTTTTCGGTCTCGTGAaatccgaattaacgaggtttcacaGTACCAGCTCCTTGCATGGGAAAGGATGGCGCCTGGCAAATATAAAGGTtgtgaaaaaaatttattttaagcTTACTTTTGAAATGCTAGACCTGGTGTCATTGAAATTATAGTTATGCTATGGCAAAGAGCCAAAATTTGCCAATGTCGTGTAGCAATAAGCCTAGGTTTCTGATGTTGCTGATaacaaaaaaaaggagggggggggggcacaagaGTGCcaggtacagtgctcacggaatgaaatagtACACCGAggatttagtagaaccctacatatgtgcgaAGTATGCGAgggcaccatgtcatgtcgctaggaattgggtcaccaaaggtgacgaggactccgatgCAAGCGTACGCACCAGAATTACGTCGaggtgacacgaactgcagccggttgaaacgaaagtatgcacattacttagccctaaattgacacgtttcattccgtgagcactgtacatttctTCTGTTTGTATTTGCGTGTGGCCGCCATGTCAGCAGTCATGGGGAACGCAGCAAGCTACTGTTTCATGAAAGTCATCATGCATCAAGCTCCTGGGTACCGAAACTGAAACTTATTTGTAAAAAACGAGCATTACAGTGAATAAGGCGCTGTGATGCTTTCTGGTATGTTTTCTAGTGTTTAGAACGCCTTGAATCTGCGAttaacaaaaaaggggggggggcatgggggggaataaaaatattttatttgttttatttacatCATACTGCAGGCCTTGTAGCCCAAGCAAGAAGGGGCATGGCACACTGATAAATATGCAATTCAAAAGGCTAGAATGCTGACATTGACATAACATTATGAGAAAATGAAACCATGGGAGAACAGTTAAAGCAGCTCAAAGCAGCAACCTTACCTGCTCCAGCTTCTTTGTCGCCTGGCTGAACAAAATATCCAGTCTGCCCCTCTCTCCAATACTATTTCTCtgttttgtttttactgcattcCACTCAGGTCCCAGACGACTTGGAGCCTGGCCTCGACGACAAGCAGATGACGCGCCTCTTGGGCCTCGCCTTCGACGACGACACACCTGTGTCTTCGCCGACCGTGGCTCCCCAACAACCactgcagcagcaacagcagccacaacaacaacaacagcagcaacaacgaacACAGCCGCAGCAGCGCATTTCTCGGACGCAGCTGCACATTCTGGACTTCGGCCCCGAGGAGCACAGCCGGCGGCTCCAGAAGCAGTCCGAGTCGAATCCGTACCACAAGTTTGTCCATGGCAACCTCATCCTCAAGCAGGGTCTCGTCGACAAGCGCAAGGCAAGGGCACCTCCGACAGCGTCCTGCTTTCTGTATCTCAATTCATACACCGTGAAAAACAGTTTCACGCTTTGGGGACGTATCTTCGTCCCACCACAATAAGCATAGTCAATCTTgcctgtgtttcctttcttgatagCTGCACGCCCGATCAAGAACGGCATGCACAttgtcagcatgacatagcattcttggCAGGATAGTAGCAGAGCGCCGTGTTTTGAAGAAATCAAACACAGGACAAGTGATTGTTGTTTTCGGACAGAGACATGACTCGGAGGGGGTAAGCTgttttcattatgcaaaaaagaggtgaggcgtgcagacaggacaaaacagtagagaagtggacaacatgaacgccgactatcaactgaagggagcactgaggcgaaaaaagaaagaagacactaaactcatctgtgcaagctcaggaatggtaacaccacgtgtcagtcaggtacacgtgccggtctacgtgagagataactgttaaggcacttaatgtctttgtgtaaagtaatcgaaggctgactcatgcacgcacttccaccattatagatatgccatgcctctaccataagacacgtatcttcattcttatgtctGTACAATAGCCTGGCCAGTCCTatgtagggcaaacgggacgttgtatcattcggaggctaatggaacataaaagggcgttaaccggtggatcgccttttAATCTTTcactacattgccaagattgtaactgcacgccagagttagatgaatgcgtgatattgtacaggcacaagaatgaagatacgcgtcttattgtagaggcatggcatatctataatggtggaagtgcgtgcgtgagccagccttcgattacataaggaagagattacgtgccttaacagttatctctcacgtagaccggcacatgtacccgactgacacatagtgttaccattcctgagcttgtgcagatgagttttgtgtcttctttcttttttcgcctcagtgttcccttcagttgatagtcggcgctcgtgttgcccacttctctactcttgtgtcctgtctgcacgcctcacctcttttttgcataatgaatccttaccaactagctcagctttatgTCGTTCTAAACTGTTTTCACATTGTAGTATTATATGTTCTTTTCAAAATTTCTTTAGCGTGGGAAATAGATTTTTTGAAAGACATCTACACTTACTTGAATGTCTTGCTTGGGGTTCAAGAACAGATATTATTGCGGGGATTCTTTTCAGATTATGGGGAAATCGGACGTTATTTCACCCTGGTGGCATAGGGTACGATGCAGCCTTCTCAGTTTACAACTAcagtcgaacacggatatatcgaactcgaaggggatcaCGAATTAATTCGATATATCAAAAATTCGATATAAAAAAATACAGGCCCAGAGACTACCTTTGGCGGACGATGACCTACCGATCGGCGCATTCAAGAATGACAACGATTTCCGCACACACGACGCAACGTAATGCTTTATTTGCGTGAAAAAAAATCGCTTATGTTGGTCTGCTTCTTCGCCTTGCAAATGAAATTAAAGACGCCAGCCTCGATCTTATCGAGGCTGTTCAGGTGCGAAAGCCCGGTTCCTTCCATGTCGCCGCAACAACGGCGAATCAAGCTGAACGCGGCCGCCACTTCAGCGGCGGAGTACGAGCGTGTAGCCGCCCCCTCGTCCGGACGATCTTCGTCGCCACTCGAGCTGTCGGCCTGGGTCCCTGCGACTGCAGCTACAATGTCCTCGTCGGCGAGGCTCGCAACAGCCTGAACATTGCTGTCAACGTTCACAAAATCGTCAGCAGACACTTCGGCTGGAACGGCAGCCGGGAAAAGGGACGACAGCTCGCGAAACGCGTCGTCCATGCACTCGTTGTCGCCGTCTTCGCAGGTTTCGGGAAGTTTGGCCGTCACGAGGCCTGCCTTCCGGAAGCAGTTGGCCACGGTATCCTGCTTCACGTCTCTCCAGGCGCCCGTCATCATTTGAATGGCACCCAGCAGGTCAACCTTAAGCTCGGTGCCCATGCGGAGGTTCACCAAAAGCCTATCAATTAGTCGCCTCCTGTAGCCGACTTTGAACGACTTAATGATGCCCTGGTCGAGCGGCTGCAACTTCGCTGTCGTGTTTGCCGGCAGAAACTTGAGCGCGATGTTTTCGAGCTCGCAGGTGGTGTGATGGGCCGAGCAATTATCGACGAGAAGGCAAGCGTGACGCCCCGACTTGCCCAGTTCGGCGTCCCACGCTTGCAGCCATTCTGTAAACAGCTGACgcgtcatccacgccttcttaTTGAAGGCGTAGCGAACGGGGAGCTGCTTACAGTTTTTGAAGCAGCGCGGTGCCCTTGCTTTGCCGATCACAAAGGGCTGGAGCTTTTGAGAGCCATCCATGTTTGCAGCGAACAGAACGCTCACGCGGACTTTGCTCATCTTGCCCCCGTGACACGTGCTGCCCCGGACGtcgagcgtcttgcttggcagcatCTGCCAAAACAACCCGGTCTCGTCGGCGTTGAAGATTTCCGCGGGTGAAAGCTTCGCGCAAATTTCCGGCCATTCGTTCGAAATCCACTGCTGGATATCCTGGCTGATGACGGCTCCGCTTTCCCCAGAAATGGTTTTGCCAACTATCTTATGGCGGTTCTTAAACCTCTGCAGCCACCCTGTATTGTCGGCGAAGTTGTCATCACCGAGTGCAGCGGCAAACCATTTAGCTTTAGCCATTAGCATTGGGCCATCCACCGGAATGTTTTTAGCCCGCACCTCTAAAAACCACGCATAGAGGGCCTTTTCAACTTTCTCGTGGGCAGGAGCGCGCACACGACAAGCTCCCGACGTTCGTTGCTCCGCCGCTTTCGACTTTATGTCCGCCTTGTTTTTTAACAAGGTGCTTAGAGTGC
Above is a genomic segment from Dermacentor andersoni chromosome 8, qqDerAnde1_hic_scaffold, whole genome shotgun sequence containing:
- the LOC126528988 gene encoding 3-phosphoinositide-dependent protein kinase 1-like isoform X1, with product MSAEAPSNERSVKESAETPPAGTTAMPTPVTGASASTGAAAALSKDGGEESKQPAKMCANDFIFGKLIGEGSFSMVYLAKEIRTNKEYAIKVCYKQHIIREKKQRAIMREKQILRILSARPHPFFIRLHSTFHDANKLYFVVTYAKNGELLPHIVKYGSFDVDVTRFYTAEIISALEHLHSLGIVHRDLKPENILLDERMHIQITDFGSAKIISREFCDEVDIGEIELNGHNSFVGTAQYVSPEMLSDKSCSPSTDLWALGCIVYQMISGLPPFRASNEYLTFQKILKLKYEFPDGFNPVVRDLVENLLVLDPNQRLGAATTGGYPTLKQHEFFTEVRWEKLPEMDPPKMLPFLPGTSSNEELRSHYCVPDDLEPGLDDKQMTRLLGLAFDDDTPVSSPTVAPQQPLQQQQQPQQQQQQQQRTQPQQRISRTQLHILDFGPEEHSRRLQKQSESNPYHKFVHGNLILKQGLVDKRKGLFARRRMLLLTTGPHLYYVDPQAMVLKGEIPWSTELRPEPKNFKTFFVHTVSPNRTYYLEDPEGYALAWCKAIEEVRKATYNQADDAS
- the LOC126528988 gene encoding 3-phosphoinositide-dependent protein kinase 1-like isoform X2, which codes for MSAEAPSNERSVKESAETPPAGTTAMPTPVTGASASTGAAAALSKDGGEESKQPAKMCANDFIFGKLIGEGSFSMVYLAKEIRTNKEYAIKVCYKQHIIREKKQRAIMREKQILRILSARPHPFFIRLHSTFHDANKLYFVVTYAKNGELLPHIVKYGSFDVDVTRFYTAEIISALEHLHSLGIVHRDLKPENILLDERMHIQITDFGSAKIISREFCDEVDIGEIELNGHNSFVGTAQYVSPEMLSDKSCSPSTDLWALGCIVYQMISGLPPFRASNEYLTFQKILKLKYEFPDGFNPVVRDLVENLLVLDPNQRLGAATTGGYPTLKQHEFFTEVRWEKLPEMDPPKMLPFLPGTSSNEELRSHYCVPDDLEPGLDDKQMTRLLGLAFDDDTPVSSPTVAPQQPLQQQQQPQQQQQQQQRTQPQQRISRTQLHILDFGPEEHSRRLQKQSESNPYHKFVHGNLILKQGLVDKRKGLFARRRMLLLTTGPHLYYVDPQAMVLKGEIPWSTELRPEPKNFKTFFVHTPNRTYYLEDPEGYALAWCKAIEEVRKATYNQADDAS